The proteins below are encoded in one region of Leptotrichia sp. oral taxon 218:
- the gatB gene encoding Asp-tRNA(Asn)/Glu-tRNA(Gln) amidotransferase subunit GatB, producing MSMEYETVIGLEVHCQLKTNTKVWCSCDADYDNKHPNTSACPVCTGQPGALPKLNEKVLDYAIKAALALGCEINEESQFDRKNYFYPDSPKNYQITQYFKPYAENGTLKITTNSGKEAVVGIERIQIEEDTAKSIHTTSETLLNYNRASVPLIEIISKPEIKNAEEAYAYLNTLKDRLKYTKVSDVSMELGSLRCDANVSVRKKGEKELGTRTETKNLNSFKAVMRAIEYETNRQIEVIENGGRVVQETRLWDEENAVTKPMRSKEEAMDYRYFPEPDLPTLVISDERLEKVKGEMPEFADEKARRFVNEYKLHEMEAATLSSEQELAEYYEEIVNDTKEPRLAANWVLTEVLRVLKEKNISISEFNVTPKNLGKLIKLIQAKTISSKIAKDVFEILLTEDKDPEIIVKEKGLVQITDDSAIEKIVDQVLAENAQSVEDYKNGKDNAIKYLMGQAMKLSRGKANPQMINKLILDKLS from the coding sequence ATGAGTATGGAATATGAAACAGTCATCGGACTGGAAGTGCATTGTCAATTAAAAACAAATACAAAAGTATGGTGTTCGTGTGATGCCGATTATGATAACAAACATCCAAATACATCGGCGTGTCCAGTATGTACTGGTCAACCAGGAGCATTGCCAAAATTGAATGAAAAAGTGCTTGATTATGCGATAAAAGCGGCACTTGCTTTGGGATGTGAAATAAATGAGGAAAGTCAATTTGATAGAAAAAATTATTTTTATCCAGATTCGCCAAAAAATTATCAAATTACGCAATATTTTAAACCTTATGCGGAAAATGGGACTTTGAAAATTACGACAAATTCTGGAAAAGAAGCAGTTGTTGGGATTGAGAGAATTCAAATTGAGGAAGATACGGCGAAAAGTATTCACACAACTTCTGAAACATTGTTGAATTACAACAGAGCGTCTGTACCGTTAATCGAGATTATTTCTAAGCCAGAAATTAAAAATGCTGAAGAGGCTTATGCGTACTTGAATACATTGAAGGATAGATTGAAATATACTAAAGTTAGTGATGTAAGTATGGAATTGGGGTCGCTTAGATGTGATGCGAATGTTTCTGTTAGAAAAAAAGGTGAAAAAGAATTGGGGACTAGAACGGAAACTAAAAACTTAAATTCGTTTAAAGCGGTTATGAGAGCCATTGAATATGAAACAAATAGACAAATTGAAGTGATTGAAAATGGTGGAAGAGTTGTTCAGGAAACTAGACTTTGGGATGAGGAAAATGCTGTAACTAAGCCAATGAGAAGCAAAGAGGAAGCTATGGATTATAGATATTTCCCTGAGCCAGATTTGCCTACACTTGTAATTTCTGACGAAAGATTGGAAAAAGTAAAAGGTGAAATGCCAGAATTTGCTGATGAAAAAGCGAGAAGATTTGTAAATGAGTATAAATTACATGAAATGGAAGCTGCAACACTTTCTTCAGAACAAGAATTAGCTGAATATTATGAAGAAATTGTAAATGATACAAAAGAGCCAAGACTTGCGGCAAACTGGGTGTTGACAGAAGTTTTGAGAGTATTGAAAGAAAAAAATATTTCGATTTCAGAATTTAATGTAACGCCGAAAAATTTAGGAAAATTAATTAAATTGATTCAAGCGAAAACAATTAGCTCGAAAATAGCAAAAGATGTATTTGAAATTTTATTGACAGAAGATAAAGATCCTGAAATTATCGTAAAAGAAAAAGGATTGGTTCAAATTACTGATGACAGTGCGATTGAGAAAATTGTTGATCAAGTGTTGGCTGAAAATGCACAATCGGTGGAAGATTACAAAAATGGAAAAGATAATGCAATAAAATATCTTATGGGACAAGCTATGAAGTTATCTCGTGGAAAAGCTAATCCACAAATGATAAATAAGCTAATTTTAGATAAGTTAAGTTAA
- a CDS encoding MtnX-like HAD-IB family phosphatase: protein MSKKLIFLIDFDITISKRDSTDTLLSVYQPELKEDIRKKYRSGEITMKEYLQTGIESLNITKEEFLETLKLVGIDETFVDFVKSGIEFKIVSAGTKLNISGVLRNYGIDLNEDEIISNDIKFDENKITVSFPYLDKEQYYGVDKKEAVQKYKDEGYTVYFVGDGPSDYRAIEVADFSFVRKGTRAIKFCQENEIDFFEFENFDEILNYLKKQESK, encoded by the coding sequence GTGAGCAAAAAATTAATATTTTTAATAGATTTTGATATTACGATTAGTAAAAGAGATTCGACGGATACGTTGCTTTCGGTGTATCAGCCAGAATTGAAGGAAGATATTAGGAAAAAATATCGAAGTGGCGAAATTACGATGAAGGAATATTTGCAGACTGGGATTGAGAGCTTGAATATTACGAAAGAGGAATTTCTAGAAACATTGAAATTAGTTGGAATTGACGAAACGTTTGTAGATTTTGTGAAAAGTGGTATTGAATTTAAGATTGTAAGTGCTGGGACAAAATTAAATATATCAGGTGTTCTTAGAAATTATGGAATTGACCTGAATGAAGATGAAATTATATCAAATGATATTAAATTTGATGAGAATAAAATTACTGTTTCATTTCCTTACTTAGATAAAGAGCAATATTACGGTGTTGACAAAAAAGAGGCTGTTCAGAAATATAAAGATGAAGGTTATACGGTTTATTTCGTTGGGGACGGACCTTCGGATTACAGGGCGATTGAAGTGGCAGATTTTTCTTTTGTTAGAAAAGGGACTCGAGCGATTAAGTTTTGTCAAGAAAATGAGATTGATTTTTTTGAGTTTGAGAATTTTGATGAGATTTTGAACTATTTGAAAAAACAGGAGTCAAAATGA
- a CDS encoding rod shape-determining protein, translating into MKFLDFFKTNISNRSMRDVAIDLGTANTVVYVKGEGIQVDEPTYVAINIKTEDVEFIGSKAKEIIGRTAKHTEIIRPLKNGVISNYEITEKMIEEFLGKLKKDKFNSARVIICVPSGVTQVERRAVVEVVKDAGAKDVYLIEEPVAAAIGVGIDLFEPKGHLIVDIGGGTTEIAFIVSGGPALSRSVKVAGDHLNDDIVEYVKDEHNLLIGEKTAEELKMNTISQDDPNKEYEIRGRELGVGLPKSMKIKASEIEGAIERHIDMIIDEVRITIEEIEPEVAADIYETGIYLSGGGATIRLLKERIEEELKLKVTVGDDAIHAVINGIAKVLDDFDDYKNVIISPTIEY; encoded by the coding sequence ATGAAATTTTTAGATTTTTTTAAAACAAATATTTCAAATAGATCAATGCGTGATGTAGCGATTGATCTGGGAACAGCGAATACTGTTGTCTATGTAAAAGGAGAGGGAATTCAAGTAGATGAGCCAACTTATGTAGCGATTAATATAAAGACAGAAGATGTGGAGTTCATCGGATCAAAAGCTAAAGAAATAATAGGAAGAACTGCAAAACATACAGAAATAATTAGACCACTTAAAAACGGAGTAATTTCTAATTACGAAATAACAGAAAAAATGATAGAGGAATTTTTGGGTAAATTAAAAAAAGATAAATTTAATAGCGCAAGAGTTATTATTTGTGTACCTAGTGGAGTAACACAAGTTGAGAGAAGAGCAGTTGTGGAAGTTGTGAAAGATGCTGGAGCAAAAGATGTATATTTAATTGAAGAACCTGTTGCAGCTGCAATTGGAGTTGGAATTGATTTATTTGAGCCAAAAGGACATCTTATTGTCGATATAGGAGGAGGAACTACTGAAATCGCATTTATCGTATCAGGAGGACCTGCACTTTCAAGATCAGTAAAAGTTGCTGGAGATCACTTAAACGACGATATTGTAGAATATGTAAAAGATGAACATAATTTATTAATTGGCGAAAAAACAGCTGAAGAGTTGAAAATGAATACAATTAGCCAAGATGATCCAAATAAAGAATATGAAATAAGAGGTCGGGAATTAGGTGTTGGACTTCCGAAAAGTATGAAAATTAAAGCTTCTGAAATTGAAGGAGCGATTGAAAGACATATTGACATGATAATTGACGAAGTCAGAATAACAATTGAAGAAATTGAACCGGAAGTAGCAGCTGATATTTATGAAACTGGAATTTATTTGTCTGGTGGAGGAGCTACAATTAGACTTTTAAAAGAAAGAATAGAAGAAGAATTGAAATTAAAAGTAACTGTTGGAGATGATGCAATTCACGCTGTTATAAATGGTATTGCAAAAGTTTTAGATGATTTTGATGATTACAAAAATGTAATTATTTCTCCAACAATTGAATATTAA
- a CDS encoding DpnD/PcfM family protein translates to MKKFKIVIEEHVSGEFEIEAENMGKAFKIAEKNYYEGKFVLEPGNVTSRLMFLETTDGEECSEWIEF, encoded by the coding sequence ATGAAAAAATTTAAAATAGTAATAGAAGAGCATGTTTCAGGAGAATTTGAAATTGAAGCAGAAAATATGGGAAAAGCTTTTAAAATTGCGGAAAAAAATTATTATGAGGGAAAATTTGTACTTGAGCCAGGAAATGTTACAAGTAGACTTATGTTTTTAGAAACAACAGATGGGGAAGAATGTTCAGAATGGATTGAATTTTAG
- a CDS encoding pseudouridine synthase → MRLNKFIAETGFCSRRKADELINEGRVSVNKQEAIIGMDVKPEDVVRIDGERVRLNTKYEYYILNKPKRVLCSNEDKFGRKLAIDLIKSKARLFTYGRLDFMTEGLIIISNDGDIYNHVMHPRKKLYKSYIAKINRDIEEKDIEALQHGVVIDGRRTAPAKVKKLDRREVRIAIFEGRNRQIRKMFETLGYTVDALKRVKVGELTLGHLGVGEYRALNEDEIKYLKSL, encoded by the coding sequence ATGAGATTGAATAAATTTATAGCTGAAACGGGATTTTGCTCTCGTAGAAAAGCTGATGAATTGATAAACGAAGGAAGAGTTTCGGTAAATAAGCAAGAAGCAATTATCGGAATGGATGTAAAACCTGAAGATGTTGTAAGAATTGACGGCGAAAGAGTGCGATTAAATACAAAATATGAATATTATATTTTAAATAAGCCAAAAAGAGTGCTTTGTTCCAATGAAGATAAATTTGGCAGAAAATTGGCAATAGATTTGATAAAATCAAAAGCAAGACTTTTTACATATGGAAGACTGGATTTTATGACAGAAGGACTTATTATTATAAGTAATGACGGCGATATTTACAACCATGTCATGCATCCAAGAAAAAAATTGTATAAAAGCTATATTGCAAAAATAAATCGTGACATTGAAGAAAAAGACATTGAAGCATTGCAACATGGAGTTGTAATTGATGGAAGAAGGACAGCTCCTGCAAAAGTGAAAAAACTTGATAGAAGAGAAGTGAGAATTGCAATTTTTGAAGGAAGAAACAGACAGATTAGAAAAATGTTTGAAACTTTGGGATATACAGTTGATGCACTAAAAAGAGTAAAAGTGGGAGAACTTACTCTGGGACACTTGGGAGTGGGAGAATACCGAGCGCTAAACGAAGATGAAATTAAATATTTGAAAAGTTTATAA
- the gatA gene encoding Asp-tRNA(Asn)/Glu-tRNA(Gln) amidotransferase subunit GatA, with translation MSLYKKTASEIAEMIKNKEITSEEVTKSFLDRIEKTEKKIGAFSNVFPEKALDEAKKYDSENNEEARKNYDNELLFGVPVALKDNIVSKGDLTTAASKILKNYVGVYDATVVEKLKKAGTPIIGKANMDEFAMGSSNENSSIKSVSNPWDLTRVPGGSSGGSAAMVAAGQAPIALGSDTGGSIRQPACLTGTVGIKPTYGRVSRYGLMAFGSSLDQIGALAKSTEDLARLLQIIAGYDEKDATSVNVEVPNYLESLNNDLKGLKIGIPKEYFAEGLDGNIKKVIMDSVEKLKELGAEIKEVSLPYSKYAISTYYIISSAEAASNLSRYDGVRYGVRESNEDVEKMYVESRTKGFGDEVKRRIMIGNYVLSSGFYDAYYKKASQVRRLIRDDFSKALKEVDVLLTPVSPTTAFKKGEKNTDPVQMYLADIYTVSVNMAGLPAISVPAGFVDGLPVGIQLIGNYFREDLLFNISHKFEGVRGEIEYPEF, from the coding sequence ATGAGTTTATACAAAAAAACGGCTAGTGAAATAGCTGAAATGATAAAAAATAAAGAGATTACTTCTGAAGAAGTGACAAAATCTTTTTTGGATAGAATTGAGAAAACTGAAAAAAAAATAGGAGCATTTTCTAATGTGTTTCCTGAAAAGGCTTTAGATGAGGCAAAAAAATATGATTCTGAAAATAATGAAGAAGCTAGAAAAAATTATGATAATGAGTTGTTGTTTGGAGTGCCTGTGGCTTTGAAGGATAATATTGTATCAAAAGGAGATTTGACTACGGCTGCATCGAAAATTCTTAAAAATTATGTGGGAGTTTATGATGCGACAGTTGTGGAAAAATTGAAAAAAGCTGGGACACCAATAATTGGGAAAGCTAATATGGATGAGTTTGCGATGGGGTCTTCAAATGAGAATTCGTCGATAAAATCAGTTTCTAATCCTTGGGATTTGACAAGAGTTCCTGGTGGAAGTAGTGGAGGTTCGGCAGCGATGGTTGCAGCGGGACAAGCACCGATTGCACTTGGTTCAGATACTGGTGGAAGTATTAGACAACCTGCTTGTTTGACTGGAACTGTTGGGATTAAGCCAACTTATGGAAGAGTTTCAAGATACGGACTTATGGCGTTTGGATCTTCGCTTGATCAAATTGGAGCTTTGGCAAAATCGACTGAGGATTTGGCTAGACTTTTACAAATAATTGCAGGTTATGATGAAAAAGATGCGACAAGTGTAAATGTGGAAGTTCCTAACTATTTGGAAAGTTTGAATAATGACTTGAAAGGCTTGAAAATTGGGATTCCAAAAGAATATTTTGCAGAAGGATTAGATGGAAATATTAAAAAAGTGATAATGGATTCGGTGGAAAAATTGAAGGAATTAGGTGCTGAAATTAAAGAAGTATCACTTCCATATTCAAAATATGCAATTTCTACTTATTACATAATTTCATCGGCTGAAGCTGCTTCAAACTTGTCAAGATACGACGGAGTAAGATACGGTGTGAGAGAAAGCAACGAAGATGTGGAAAAAATGTATGTTGAATCAAGAACAAAAGGTTTTGGAGATGAAGTAAAAAGAAGAATTATGATTGGAAACTATGTGTTAAGTTCTGGATTCTACGACGCTTATTACAAAAAGGCTTCGCAAGTTAGAAGACTTATTAGAGACGATTTTTCAAAAGCATTAAAAGAAGTAGATGTTTTATTAACACCAGTTTCTCCAACAACAGCATTCAAAAAAGGAGAAAAAAACACAGATCCAGTGCAAATGTATTTAGCAGACATTTACACAGTTTCAGTAAACATGGCTGGACTTCCTGCAATTTCAGTACCTGCGGGATTTGTTGACGGATTGCCAGTTGGAATTCAGTTAATCGGAAATTATTTTAGAGAGGATTTATTGTTTAATATTTCTCATAAATTTGAAGGTGTTCGTGGGGAAATTGAATATCCTGAGTTTTAA
- a CDS encoding ACP phosphodiesterase, whose translation MNYLAHSVISLEIDKKMNENTLYGNFTGDFYKGKVEKIELQENLKSGIILHRLIDKISDREENFLNGLLREKFGIFKGIVSDMYVDHFLCKNFENIFCKNSDFENVEKVERKIIKNIEKYDEFFPSDFKSFFDWLKREKVLARYKNLDFLDRVFWGISKRVRKGEILRNAVCELRKNYGEFEEKSLKEFLFVKKEVEREFGLVTVNKNA comes from the coding sequence ATGAATTATTTAGCTCATTCGGTTATATCACTTGAAATTGATAAAAAAATGAATGAAAATACGCTTTATGGCAATTTTACTGGAGATTTTTATAAAGGAAAAGTTGAGAAAATCGAATTACAAGAAAATTTGAAAAGCGGGATAATCTTACATAGACTGATTGATAAAATTTCTGATAGAGAAGAAAATTTTTTGAATGGACTTTTGCGAGAAAAATTTGGGATTTTTAAGGGGATTGTGTCGGATATGTATGTTGACCATTTTTTGTGTAAAAATTTTGAGAATATATTTTGTAAAAATTCTGATTTTGAAAATGTGGAAAAAGTTGAAAGAAAAATAATTAAAAATATTGAAAAATATGATGAATTTTTTCCAAGTGATTTTAAAAGTTTTTTTGACTGGTTGAAGAGAGAAAAAGTTTTGGCTAGGTATAAAAATTTGGATTTTTTGGATAGAGTTTTTTGGGGAATATCAAAAAGAGTGAGAAAAGGGGAAATTCTTAGAAATGCGGTTTGTGAACTGAGAAAAAATTATGGGGAATTTGAGGAGAAATCGTTGAAAGAATTTTTGTTTGTGAAAAAAGAAGTAGAAAGGGAATTTGGTTTGGTTACGGTTAATAAAAATGCATAA
- the scpB gene encoding SMC-Scp complex subunit ScpB: MKDENTQNKNFKIEEKLEAIIFLSKEMLKIDKLASFYNIEKKELEKILLNLKEKRKDSGINLKIENDVVYFVSNPLFGLDIKNFFNPEVKLKKLSKSAMETLAIIAYKGPVTKLEIEQIRGVSAEKSLAALQEKNLIYISGKKKAIGTPNLYEVSEEFYSYLNIQKKAQLPGFEQFEKIKLLYGDESKIIENESDKIKK, encoded by the coding sequence GTGAAAGATGAAAACACTCAAAATAAAAATTTTAAAATAGAAGAAAAGTTAGAAGCAATTATATTTTTATCAAAAGAAATGTTAAAAATCGATAAACTTGCTTCATTTTATAATATAGAAAAAAAAGAGCTTGAAAAAATATTGTTGAATTTAAAAGAAAAAAGAAAAGATAGCGGAATAAATTTAAAAATTGAAAATGATGTTGTGTATTTTGTATCAAATCCACTATTTGGACTTGATATAAAAAATTTTTTTAATCCAGAAGTAAAATTAAAAAAATTGTCCAAGTCAGCGATGGAAACATTGGCAATTATTGCATATAAAGGTCCTGTCACAAAATTGGAAATAGAGCAGATAAGAGGAGTCAGTGCTGAAAAAAGTTTGGCTGCTCTCCAAGAAAAAAATTTGATTTACATTTCAGGAAAAAAGAAAGCTATAGGAACACCAAATTTGTATGAAGTGAGCGAAGAATTTTATAGTTATTTAAATATTCAAAAAAAAGCTCAGCTTCCTGGATTTGAACAATTTGAGAAGATAAAATTACTTTATGGCGATGAAAGCAAAATTATTGAAAATGAAAGTGATAAAATAAAGAAATAA
- a CDS encoding penicillin-binding transpeptidase domain-containing protein, with translation MGKKSDILNKAKRNLENKKSGKDKRINSESMWNKWYIRVMMLCFVLFIYTCILIGNLFKLQILKGDMYSALGEKQYSSENYIKPKRGKISTDDGQLLAYDDEQYVVILDPSIIKEENIDKLLDMLKMYIEPLDVEKARDSYEIKKKYNKKYLKLDYKIQEDAKHAIEQEVDAATKQVKENNKGKDKSQKKTNPFLGIAFETVYTRRYENISAFQETVGFVNNENDGIYGVEKYYDKELAGEMGVVKGSLKIPEPFLKFSNIKNKGESKPAKDGNNIVLTIDNKIQDMLDRELNRTFNEYDATSTMGILLEVETGKVLAMSSYPKSSDYSKVKNRTITDFFEPGSIFKPITVSMGLQSKKISADTRFQLNGSIQVQDRVVRDHDDTALGNLSLADVIAHSSNVAMVKISQKLDRATFYKYLASVGLGSKTGIDTSAEMTKKLLSLKDLTEVRKANVAFGQGIAMTQIQMLMALNTVINNGKLMKPYIVDRIEDENGNIVKKNNPIVLRKVFSDEVSRLNRSYMEAVVSRGTGKDAQIQGYRVGGKTGTAQKSGKGGYQKGRYFSSFFAFFPVDRPKYALLITINEPKGKNYYGALVALPSVKKVLTELINYKRIGPDGETKVEPSVKETVIEENKKDLNEIKTMFSKNVMPDLKGVVLRDFYSIYPQGKYPNFKVSGSGKVVDQYPKAGEKIDSKTNIKIYFQ, from the coding sequence ATGGGAAAAAAAAGTGATATTCTAAACAAAGCTAAACGAAATTTAGAAAATAAAAAAAGTGGAAAAGATAAAAGAATTAATTCCGAGAGTATGTGGAACAAATGGTATATAAGAGTAATGATGCTTTGTTTTGTTCTTTTTATTTACACTTGTATATTAATAGGGAATTTATTTAAATTACAAATATTAAAAGGTGACATGTATAGTGCGCTTGGTGAAAAGCAGTATTCGTCAGAAAATTATATAAAACCTAAAAGAGGAAAAATTTCAACAGACGATGGTCAGCTCTTGGCATATGATGATGAGCAATATGTAGTAATTTTAGATCCTTCTATAATTAAAGAAGAAAACATTGATAAGTTATTAGATATGCTTAAAATGTATATAGAACCTTTGGATGTTGAAAAAGCAAGAGATAGTTATGAAATTAAGAAAAAATATAATAAAAAATATTTGAAACTGGATTATAAAATACAAGAAGACGCTAAACACGCCATTGAGCAAGAAGTTGATGCCGCCACTAAACAAGTGAAAGAAAATAATAAAGGAAAAGACAAGTCCCAGAAAAAGACAAATCCATTTTTGGGAATCGCATTTGAAACTGTTTATACACGAAGATATGAAAATATCAGTGCTTTTCAAGAAACAGTGGGATTTGTAAATAATGAAAATGATGGTATTTATGGAGTTGAAAAATATTATGACAAGGAACTTGCTGGAGAAATGGGAGTTGTTAAAGGTTCTTTAAAAATACCTGAACCTTTTTTGAAGTTTTCGAATATAAAAAATAAAGGTGAGTCTAAACCAGCGAAAGACGGGAATAATATAGTATTGACAATCGACAATAAAATTCAAGATATGCTAGATCGAGAATTGAATAGAACATTTAATGAGTACGATGCAACTTCCACAATGGGAATTTTACTGGAAGTTGAAACTGGTAAGGTACTTGCAATGTCGTCGTATCCAAAATCAAGCGATTATTCAAAAGTGAAGAATCGAACAATTACTGACTTTTTTGAGCCAGGGTCAATATTTAAGCCAATAACGGTATCAATGGGATTGCAGTCGAAGAAAATAAGTGCTGACACAAGATTTCAATTGAATGGTTCAATTCAAGTGCAAGATAGGGTCGTTAGAGATCACGATGATACAGCTTTGGGAAATTTAAGTTTAGCAGATGTAATAGCTCATTCATCCAATGTCGCAATGGTAAAAATTTCACAAAAATTAGACAGAGCAACTTTTTATAAATATTTAGCAAGCGTTGGACTGGGTTCAAAAACAGGAATTGACACTTCTGCGGAAATGACAAAGAAACTTTTGAGTTTAAAAGATTTGACAGAAGTGAGAAAAGCGAATGTGGCATTTGGTCAAGGTATTGCGATGACTCAGATTCAGATGTTAATGGCGCTTAATACTGTAATAAACAACGGAAAACTTATGAAACCTTACATAGTTGACCGAATAGAAGATGAAAATGGAAATATTGTCAAAAAAAATAATCCGATTGTGTTAAGAAAAGTTTTTAGCGATGAAGTTTCAAGATTGAACAGAAGCTACATGGAAGCCGTTGTCAGCCGTGGAACAGGGAAAGATGCGCAAATTCAAGGTTATCGTGTAGGTGGTAAAACTGGAACGGCACAAAAATCTGGAAAAGGCGGTTATCAAAAAGGTCGTTATTTCAGTTCATTCTTCGCATTTTTTCCAGTGGATCGTCCTAAATATGCGTTGCTTATCACCATAAATGAGCCAAAGGGTAAAAATTATTATGGAGCTTTAGTGGCATTGCCGTCGGTAAAAAAAGTTTTGACAGAATTAATTAACTATAAGCGAATAGGTCCTGACGGAGAAACAAAAGTTGAACCTTCGGTAAAAGAAACAGTGATTGAAGAAAATAAAAAAGATTTAAATGAAATTAAAACAATGTTTTCTAAAAATGTTATGCCGGATTTAAAAGGAGTTGTATTAAGAGATTTTTATTCAATTTATCCACAAGGAAAATATCCGAACTTTAAAGTATCTGGAAGTGGAAAAGTTGTGGATCAGTATCCAAAAGCTGGAGAAAAAATTGATAGCAAGACAAATATTAAAATATATTTTCAGTAA
- a CDS encoding DNA translocase FtsK produces the protein MEEKLKEANNLFEKKQGYDEVVKKSIEKIFKSKPMDYDTKRKIEKSIRDNVSHLESVLKEFGIDAKVVNYEYGPTITRYEIVIPKGIKVSKVTNLADDIAMNLAAESIRIEAPIPGKNTIGIETPNKIKESVYFANIIKNSELDKGELKVILGKNIIGRDKFIDIAKMPHLLIAGQTGSGKSVAVNTIISTLISKKSEKEVRFIMIDPKMVELMPYNDIPHLLVPVVIDPQKAAIALKWAVNEMENRYKKLMENGVRNIVSYNSLNFVEKMPYIVIIIDELADLMMVAANSVEESIARIAQKARAVGIHLVVATQRPSTDIITGMIKANLPSRISFALRSQIDSRTILDTSGAEKLLGQGDMLLLANGSSKLERIQGAYISDEEVKNLTDTLKRTKKVQYQSEILSENEDEEENELDPYFDNAVKVVRQEQRVSISLLQRKLKTGFNRASRIYNQLKDNGIISDDGQILNEDLDD, from the coding sequence TTGGAAGAAAAATTAAAAGAAGCTAATAATTTGTTTGAGAAAAAACAAGGATATGATGAAGTTGTTAAAAAGTCAATTGAAAAGATTTTTAAATCAAAACCGATGGATTATGACACAAAAAGAAAGATTGAAAAAAGTATTCGAGATAATGTAAGTCATTTGGAAAGTGTGTTAAAAGAATTTGGAATTGATGCAAAAGTTGTAAATTATGAATATGGGCCTACAATAACAAGATATGAAATTGTAATTCCAAAAGGAATTAAAGTGAGCAAAGTTACAAATTTAGCGGATGACATTGCGATGAACTTAGCTGCTGAGAGCATTAGGATAGAAGCTCCAATTCCTGGAAAAAATACAATTGGAATTGAAACTCCAAATAAAATAAAAGAGAGTGTTTATTTTGCCAATATTATAAAAAATAGTGAGCTTGATAAAGGTGAGTTAAAAGTAATTTTGGGGAAAAATATTATTGGGAGAGATAAATTTATAGACATTGCAAAAATGCCACATTTACTTATTGCTGGACAAACTGGTTCAGGGAAATCGGTTGCGGTAAATACAATAATTTCAACTTTAATTTCTAAAAAATCAGAAAAAGAAGTGAGATTTATAATGATTGATCCAAAAATGGTGGAACTTATGCCATATAACGACATTCCACACTTGCTTGTTCCAGTTGTAATTGATCCACAAAAAGCAGCAATTGCATTAAAATGGGCAGTTAATGAAATGGAAAACAGATATAAAAAATTGATGGAAAATGGAGTTAGAAATATTGTAAGCTATAATTCTTTGAATTTTGTTGAAAAAATGCCATATATCGTCATAATTATTGATGAACTTGCAGATTTGATGATGGTTGCTGCAAACAGTGTGGAAGAATCTATCGCAAGAATTGCACAAAAGGCAAGAGCAGTTGGGATTCACTTGGTAGTTGCAACTCAAAGACCATCAACAGACATAATCACTGGTATGATAAAGGCAAATCTTCCAAGCAGAATTTCTTTTGCGCTTCGTTCTCAAATTGATTCAAGAACTATTCTTGATACATCGGGAGCAGAAAAATTGCTGGGTCAGGGTGATATGCTTTTACTTGCTAATGGTTCATCTAAATTGGAGAGAATACAAGGAGCTTACATTTCGGATGAAGAAGTTAAAAATTTGACCGATACACTAAAAAGAACCAAAAAAGTACAATATCAAAGTGAAATTTTATCTGAAAATGAAGATGAAGAAGAAAATGAACTTGACCCATATTTTGACAATGCAGTAAAAGTGGTGAGACAGGAACAAAGAGTGTCAATTTCGTTGCTTCAGAGAAAATTAAAAACAGGATTTAATAGAGCTTCAAGAATTTATAATCAGTTAAAAGATAATGGAATAATTAGTGATGACGGTCAAATATTAAATGAAGATCTGGATGATTAA
- the gatC gene encoding Asp-tRNA(Asn)/Glu-tRNA(Gln) amidotransferase subunit GatC, whose amino-acid sequence MLSKEDVLKIAALSKLEFSENEIEKFRVDLNKIFDHMEELNSVDTSEVEPLFNVLDLKDVLRKDVVKDSGIKKEILENAPNSDEEFIIVPKVVGENADN is encoded by the coding sequence ATGTTAAGCAAAGAAGATGTACTGAAAATAGCAGCGCTTTCAAAGTTAGAATTTTCAGAAAATGAAATTGAAAAATTTAGAGTGGATTTGAATAAAATTTTTGACCATATGGAAGAGTTGAATAGTGTGGATACGAGTGAGGTTGAGCCACTTTTTAATGTGCTTGATTTGAAGGATGTATTGAGAAAAGATGTTGTTAAGGATAGTGGAATTAAGAAAGAGATCTTGGAAAATGCACCAAATAGCGATGAGGAATTTATAATTGTTCCAAAAGTTGTGGGAGAAAATGCGGATAATTAG